In Bos taurus isolate L1 Dominette 01449 registration number 42190680 breed Hereford chromosome 9, ARS-UCD2.0, whole genome shotgun sequence, a single genomic region encodes these proteins:
- the HMGN3 gene encoding high mobility group nucleosome-binding domain-containing protein 3 — protein MPKRKSPENTEGKDGSKVTKQEPTRRSARLSAKPAPPKPEPKPRKTSAKKEPAAKVSKGVKGKKEEKQEAGKEGTAAPSENGDTKTEEAQKTESVANEGE, from the exons tctCCAGAGAATACAGAGGGGAAGGATGGATCCAAAGTAACTAAACAGGAG cccaccagacggTCTGCCAGGTTGTCAGCG aaacctgctccccccaaaccTGAACCTAAACCAAGAAAAACATCTGCTAAG AAAGAACCGGCAGCAAAGGTTAGCAAAGGTGTTaaagggaagaaggaggagaagcaggaagcTGGAAAGGAAGGTACCGCAGCACCGTCTGAAAATGGTGACACTAAAACTGAAGAG GCACAGAAAACTGAATCTGTAGCTAACGAGGGAGAATGA
- the HMGN3 gene encoding high mobility group nucleosome-binding domain-containing protein 3 isoform X5, translating to MPKRKPTRRSARLSAKPAPPKPEPKPRKTSAKKEPAAKVSKGVKGKKEEKQEAGKEGTAAPSENGDTKTEEAQKTESVANEGE from the exons cccaccagacggTCTGCCAGGTTGTCAGCG aaacctgctccccccaaaccTGAACCTAAACCAAGAAAAACATCTGCTAAG AAAGAACCGGCAGCAAAGGTTAGCAAAGGTGTTaaagggaagaaggaggagaagcaggaagcTGGAAAGGAAGGTACCGCAGCACCGTCTGAAAATGGTGACACTAAAACTGAAGAG GCACAGAAAACTGAATCTGTAGCTAACGAGGGAGAATGA
- the HMGN3 gene encoding high mobility group nucleosome-binding domain-containing protein 3 isoform X2, with protein MPKRKSPENTEGKDGSKVTKQEPTRRSARLSAKPAPPKPEPKPRKTSAKKEPAAKVSKGVKGKKEEKQEAGKEGTAAPSENGDTKTEEIHISRSTVSVSASRGTPPSTLSVKGQIETVRVKGTEN; from the exons tctCCAGAGAATACAGAGGGGAAGGATGGATCCAAAGTAACTAAACAGGAG cccaccagacggTCTGCCAGGTTGTCAGCG aaacctgctccccccaaaccTGAACCTAAACCAAGAAAAACATCTGCTAAG AAAGAACCGGCAGCAAAGGTTAGCAAAGGTGTTaaagggaagaaggaggagaagcaggaagcTGGAAAGGAAGGTACCGCAGCACCGTCTGAAAATGGTGACACTAAAACTGAAGAG ATCCACATCTCTCGCTCAACTGTTAGTGTCTCAGCCTCCAGAGGTACCCCACCCAGCACACTGTCAGTAAAGGGGCAGATTGAAACAGTGAGAGTTAAGG GCACAGAAAACTGA
- the HMGN3 gene encoding high mobility group nucleosome-binding domain-containing protein 3 isoform X3, translated as MPKRKPTRRSARLSAKPAPPKPEPKPRKTSAKKEPAAKVSKGVKGKKEEKQEAGKEGTAAPSENGDTKTEEIHISRSTVSVSASRGTPPSTLSVKGQIETVRVKGTVADSARLQ; from the exons cccaccagacggTCTGCCAGGTTGTCAGCG aaacctgctccccccaaaccTGAACCTAAACCAAGAAAAACATCTGCTAAG AAAGAACCGGCAGCAAAGGTTAGCAAAGGTGTTaaagggaagaaggaggagaagcaggaagcTGGAAAGGAAGGTACCGCAGCACCGTCTGAAAATGGTGACACTAAAACTGAAGAG ATCCACATCTCTCGCTCAACTGTTAGTGTCTCAGCCTCCAGAGGTACCCCACCCAGCACACTGTCAGTAAAGGGGCAGATTGAAACAGTGAGAGTTAAGGGTACAGTAGCCGATTCTGCACGTTTGCAGTGA
- the HMGN3 gene encoding high mobility group nucleosome-binding domain-containing protein 3 isoform X1, whose product MPKRKSPENTEGKDGSKVTKQEPTRRSARLSAKPAPPKPEPKPRKTSAKKEPAAKVSKGVKGKKEEKQEAGKEGTAAPSENGDTKTEEIHISRSTVSVSASRGTPPSTLSVKGQIETVRVKGTVADSARLQ is encoded by the exons tctCCAGAGAATACAGAGGGGAAGGATGGATCCAAAGTAACTAAACAGGAG cccaccagacggTCTGCCAGGTTGTCAGCG aaacctgctccccccaaaccTGAACCTAAACCAAGAAAAACATCTGCTAAG AAAGAACCGGCAGCAAAGGTTAGCAAAGGTGTTaaagggaagaaggaggagaagcaggaagcTGGAAAGGAAGGTACCGCAGCACCGTCTGAAAATGGTGACACTAAAACTGAAGAG ATCCACATCTCTCGCTCAACTGTTAGTGTCTCAGCCTCCAGAGGTACCCCACCCAGCACACTGTCAGTAAAGGGGCAGATTGAAACAGTGAGAGTTAAGGGTACAGTAGCCGATTCTGCACGTTTGCAGTGA
- the HMGN3 gene encoding high mobility group nucleosome-binding domain-containing protein 3 isoform X4, translating into MPKRKSPENTEGKDGSKVTKQEPTRRSARLSAKPAPPKPEPKPRKTSAKLLSPRQDRFSLYQERMPARNTLEEKSKSSGFPELPVTFSREPPCNPLKAQQNRAPGFP; encoded by the exons tctCCAGAGAATACAGAGGGGAAGGATGGATCCAAAGTAACTAAACAGGAG cccaccagacggTCTGCCAGGTTGTCAGCG aaacctgctccccccaaaccTGAACCTAAACCAAGAAAAACATCTGCTAAG CTGCTCTCCCCACGGCAGGACCGCTTCTCACTGTATCAAGAGAGGATGCCCGCCAGAAACACACTTGAGGAGAAGTCAAAGTCCAGTGGATTTCCTGAGTTGCCTGTTACATTTTCACGGGAGCCTCCATGTAACCCACTCAAAGCTCAGCAGAACCGGGCTCCCGGTTTCCCCTGA